Proteins from a single region of Candidatus Atribacteria bacterium ADurb.Bin276:
- the panF_2 gene encoding Sodium/pantothenate symporter: MKIELIWISIIIYMAWGTLIAVLSRRGGASGVVDYFLADRKLKGYISSLSYSATTYSAFMLVGLAGLTYKGGVGALGFELIYLSGLFWAVLFGPFYWRAGIHYNCVSPAELLSNRYQNKKVGALSAWISLIFLIPYSSIQLMGIGYLLETLSNGKIPFLWGALIATLITLVWTEIAGLRSVATTDSLQAGIMLISSIIFIFILIGKFLGGFDNFLYRIETNYPLWLSVPGNGYFSFQTFLGLSLPWFFFSISNPQVSQRLFVPSSLSKMRSMINGFLGYGFVYTLITILIGFCALLLFPGLSNPDQATPTLLAQLNIPPIIVLLMIVGIFSAAISTIDSVMLTISSMFVRDIVRARREIPEKQQLVIARWFILILGVGIFLFAIQRFNLIAVLSVASSAGLLATVPSTIGGFLWKKGSASGALISMIGGACISLILQITSWKPWGWWPGVWTIIIATLLYIIMSYAKPAAINQEFFKVIQSQPKKT; this comes from the coding sequence ATGAAAATTGAACTTATTTGGATATCAATTATTATCTATATGGCTTGGGGAACGCTAATCGCTGTTCTTTCTCGCCGGGGAGGAGCAAGTGGAGTTGTCGACTACTTTCTTGCCGACCGAAAACTAAAAGGATACATCTCATCTCTCTCCTATAGTGCTACGACATACAGCGCCTTTATGCTAGTTGGTTTAGCCGGGCTAACCTATAAAGGTGGTGTTGGGGCTCTCGGCTTTGAACTCATATACCTATCCGGTCTTTTTTGGGCAGTTCTTTTTGGCCCCTTTTATTGGCGAGCTGGAATACATTATAATTGTGTAAGTCCTGCTGAATTGCTGAGCAACCGCTATCAAAATAAAAAAGTTGGCGCCTTATCAGCATGGATTTCTCTAATTTTTCTGATTCCCTATTCTTCGATTCAATTGATGGGAATCGGATACCTATTAGAAACTTTGTCAAATGGAAAAATCCCCTTCTTATGGGGTGCTCTCATCGCAACCTTGATTACTTTGGTTTGGACTGAAATTGCTGGTCTTCGTTCAGTAGCTACGACCGATAGCTTACAAGCTGGGATTATGCTAATCAGTTCAATAATCTTTATTTTTATATTAATAGGGAAATTTTTAGGAGGTTTCGACAACTTTCTTTATCGAATTGAAACTAACTATCCTCTATGGTTATCAGTTCCGGGGAATGGTTATTTTAGTTTTCAAACTTTTTTAGGATTATCTCTTCCCTGGTTTTTTTTCAGCATATCTAATCCTCAAGTGTCACAGCGATTATTCGTTCCCTCTTCGCTTTCGAAAATGCGATCTATGATAAATGGTTTTCTCGGTTATGGTTTTGTTTATACTCTCATTACCATTCTAATTGGATTTTGCGCCCTCCTGCTATTTCCCGGCCTTTCCAATCCCGACCAGGCGACACCAACCCTACTTGCTCAACTCAATATTCCGCCAATTATTGTCCTATTGATGATTGTCGGAATATTTTCGGCGGCCATCTCAACCATTGACTCGGTGATGTTAACCATCTCCTCGATGTTTGTTCGAGATATTGTTCGTGCTCGGAGGGAAATTCCTGAAAAGCAACAGTTGGTTATTGCCCGTTGGTTTATTTTAATTTTGGGTGTCGGAATCTTTCTCTTTGCTATTCAGCGCTTCAATCTTATTGCTGTCCTTTCCGTTGCTTCTTCGGCCGGGCTACTGGCTACCGTTCCATCAACAATAGGCGGTTTTTTATGGAAGAAAGGAAGTGCATCTGGGGCTTTAATTAGTATGATCGGAGGAGCCTGTATTTCCCTGATACTTCAAATAACATCCTGGAAACCTTGGGGATGGTGGCCGGGTGTTTGGACGATTATTATTGCGACTCTCCTCTACATCATCATGAGTTATGCTAAACCTGCAGCAATAAACCAGGAGTTTTTTAAGGTAATTCAAAGCCAGCCTAAAAAAACCTAA